ACTCATTTTAGAAATTACCGATTATACCTCCTCGTTAACGGTGAAACTGTTTTCCAATGACGAAGCTGACATGGAGATGTTTGAAAACTTTCAGGCCGGCGGTTGGATTAAAGTTCGTGGTGGGGTGCAAGAGGACAGTTATTCGAATGAACTGACGATGATTGCCCGCGACGTGATGCCGATTGACCACCAGGAGCGAGCAGATCAAGCTCCAGATGATGATAAACGGGTCGAACTGCACCTGCATTCTAACATGAGCCAAATGGACGCCACGAACTCCATTTCGGACTACGTGAAACGGGCTAAACAATGGGGACACACGGCACTAGCCGTCACCGATCACGACAACGTTCAAGCCTTTCCGGAATCCTATCAGGCGGGGCAGCAAAATGACGTGAAAATGATTTACGGGATGGAAGCCAACGTGGTTGATGACGGAGAACCGATTGGATTCAATGACCAACACGTGAACCTGAAAGAGGCCACGTACGTTGTGTTTGATACGGAAACGACCGGGCTTTCTGCTGTGTATGATCGCGTGATCGAATTGTCTGCGGTTAAGATGCAGGGCAATAATGTCATTGATGAATTTGAAGAGTTCATTGATCCGGGATTTCATTTGTCCGAGCAAACCACTAATTTAACGTCAATTACGGACGAAATGGTGGCCGGTTCAAAGTCAGAACAAGAGGTCTTTAGCCTCTTTCGGGAATTTTGTGGAGATGCCATTATCGTGGGGCACAACGTCACCTTCGACGTGGGTTTTATGAACACGGGCTATAAACGCCACGGCATGGATCCAATCAAAAACCCGATCATTGATACGTTAACGTTGGCACGGTTTTTATATCCCAATTACAAGAGTTACCGACTGAATGTGTTAGCGAAAAAGTTCAACGTTAATTTGGAACACCATCACCGGGCCATCTACGATGCCGAAACCACCGGTCATTTAAATTATCTGTTCTTAAAGGATGCGGAAGACCAGTATGGAATTGAGTATCACGATCAATTAAATGAACACATGACTGATAACGATGCCTATAAACACGCTCGACCGTTCCATGTGGTGTTGTTGACGCAAACGCAAGCCGGGTTAAAGAACCTATTTAAACTGGTTTCGTTAGCTCATATTAAATATTATTACCGGGTGCCCCGGATTCCGCGAAGTGAGTTAGAAAAGTATCGGGAAGGTCTGTTAGTGGGTTCTGCTTGTTCGAATGGAGAAGTATTTACCTCGCTCATGCAAAAAGGTGAAGCTGAAGCCTTAACGAAAGCCCGCTTTTATGACTACCTGGAAGTCCAGCCTCAGGCAGCCTATCAGCCGTTAATTGACAGTCACTTGATTAGTGACAGCGGGAAATTACAGACCATTATCGAAAATCTGGTCAAGGTCGCTGATCAAGCCCAGCTTCCGTTAGTGGCGACGGGCGATGTGCACTACCTGGATCCCCATGATTTTATCTATCGAAAGATTTTAATTAACTCCCAGGGAGGCGCTAATCCGTTAAACCGGCAAACCCTGCCGGATGCGCATTTTCGGACGACGGATGAACTACTGGAAGATTTTGACTTTTTAGGAACTGAAAAGGCTCATGAAATTGTGGTTCAGAATTCACAAGCCATTGCGAAGCAAATTGAAACGGTGCAACCATTGAAAGATAAGTTGTATACACCAAAAATGGATGGGGCCGAGGATGAAATTAAGCAACGAACCATGGATAAGGCGCATCAATTGTATGGCACAAATTTACCTGAATTGGTCCAACATCGCTTGGATCGGGAGTTAACCAGTATCATTAATAACGGATTCTCGGTTATTTACTTGATTTCGCAACGGCTGGTTGCTAAGAGTAATAAGGATGGTTATTTGGTGGGTTCCCGGGGATCCGTGGGATCTAGCTTGGTTGCTACTATGACTGGAATCACGGAAGTTAATCCACTGCCACCACACTATCGTTGTCCCGAATGCCAATACTCAGAGTTTTTTACCAAGGGTGAATACAGTTCTGGTTTTGATTTACCCGAGAAAAAGTGTCCGGAATGTGGCGCCGTGATGGTTGGCGACGGTCATAACATTCCGTTTGAAACCTTCCTGGGCTTTAAAGGAAATAAGGTGCCGGATATTGATTTGAACTTTTCTGGTGATTATCAATCGATTGCACATAACTATACGAAGGTTTTATTTGGAGAAAAGAACGTATTTCGGGCGGGAACGATTGGAACCGTGGCCGATAAAACTGCTTATGGATACGTGAAGGCCTACGAACGTGACACCGAACAACAATTGCGGGGCGCAGAAATTGACCGCCTGGCTCAGGGAGCCACGGGAGTAAAACGAACGACCGGGCAACATCCAGCCGGCATCATCGTTGTCCCTGATTACATGGATATCTATGACTTCACGCCGATTCAATTTCCAGCTGAAGATCAAAATGCGGCCTGGAAAACGACCCACTTTGATTTCCACTCCATTCACGATAACATCCTAAAGCTTGATATTCTGGGACACGATGATCCGACTATGATCCGGATGCTCCAAGATCTTTCGGGAATTGACCCGTACTCGATTCCCATGAATGATCCGGGAGTGATGAAGATTTTCAGCAGTCCAGAGGTACTGGGAGTTACGCCCGAACAAATTTTTTCGAAAACTGGGACCCTCGGGATTCCCGAATTTGGAACTCACTTTGTCCGGGGAATGTTAGAGGAAACTAATCCGAAGAACTTTTCTGACCTGTTACAAATTTCTGGGTTATCGCACGGAACTGATGTGTGGTTAGGGAA
This genomic stretch from Fructilactobacillus carniphilus harbors:
- a CDS encoding PolC-type DNA polymerase III, whose protein sequence is MALTKEERLQKLLDQIGWPTDQRDEFTNGQIAQVTVHQQSNRWEFTLQFEHVLPFVTFQKLFGDLQQSFQDIATVELKIHTDQQDVPSRELGDYWNWVVQHAGLHSNLTQELLNNHVPEVDDAGRINFLAMNEVVKDFMTNNALGPIEELYHQLGFPAFTIHTFVDESASQAQIEELKAKKKERDEQLAQQARLAMEKSSAHKTGPNKNGTLQVGRKIAANLDVTQMADITEEERSVVINGYVFNKELRKLKSGRELLILEITDYTSSLTVKLFSNDEADMEMFENFQAGGWIKVRGGVQEDSYSNELTMIARDVMPIDHQERADQAPDDDKRVELHLHSNMSQMDATNSISDYVKRAKQWGHTALAVTDHDNVQAFPESYQAGQQNDVKMIYGMEANVVDDGEPIGFNDQHVNLKEATYVVFDTETTGLSAVYDRVIELSAVKMQGNNVIDEFEEFIDPGFHLSEQTTNLTSITDEMVAGSKSEQEVFSLFREFCGDAIIVGHNVTFDVGFMNTGYKRHGMDPIKNPIIDTLTLARFLYPNYKSYRLNVLAKKFNVNLEHHHRAIYDAETTGHLNYLFLKDAEDQYGIEYHDQLNEHMTDNDAYKHARPFHVVLLTQTQAGLKNLFKLVSLAHIKYYYRVPRIPRSELEKYREGLLVGSACSNGEVFTSLMQKGEAEALTKARFYDYLEVQPQAAYQPLIDSHLISDSGKLQTIIENLVKVADQAQLPLVATGDVHYLDPHDFIYRKILINSQGGANPLNRQTLPDAHFRTTDELLEDFDFLGTEKAHEIVVQNSQAIAKQIETVQPLKDKLYTPKMDGAEDEIKQRTMDKAHQLYGTNLPELVQHRLDRELTSIINNGFSVIYLISQRLVAKSNKDGYLVGSRGSVGSSLVATMTGITEVNPLPPHYRCPECQYSEFFTKGEYSSGFDLPEKKCPECGAVMVGDGHNIPFETFLGFKGNKVPDIDLNFSGDYQSIAHNYTKVLFGEKNVFRAGTIGTVADKTAYGYVKAYERDTEQQLRGAEIDRLAQGATGVKRTTGQHPAGIIVVPDYMDIYDFTPIQFPAEDQNAAWKTTHFDFHSIHDNILKLDILGHDDPTMIRMLQDLSGIDPYSIPMNDPGVMKIFSSPEVLGVTPEQIFSKTGTLGIPEFGTHFVRGMLEETNPKNFSDLLQISGLSHGTDVWLGNAEELIKEGTATISNVIGCRDNIMTDLINYGVDSETSFQIMEKVRKGKGIKPEWQAKMKEADVPDWYIDSCLKIKYMFPRAHATAYVLMALRVAYFKVYFPLVYYAAYFSVRADDFDVEAMAHGKEAVKNVIQAISSKGNDASAKEKNLQTVMLIANEMLERGFSFEMIDLERSDASEWLVDGKKLIAPFSAVPGLGLNVAKQIVAAREDKPFLSKEDLSKRGGVSKTIIEFMNQNGVLKGLPDENQLSLFDL